A genomic stretch from Helianthus annuus cultivar XRQ/B chromosome 1, HanXRQr2.0-SUNRISE, whole genome shotgun sequence includes:
- the LOC110929135 gene encoding CENP-B homolog protein 2-like — translation MYRFYYGCVQLDKKMVGRKILLIVDNCPAHPKIIEGLRNVELLFFFFLPPNTTSKIQPCDAGIIRAFKMHYRRRFYRSLLEGYELGVPNPAKINVLDAMNLAISAWTMDVRANTIANCFRHCKLRSTYNMTFENSDEGGESTQELQNLIKELGYRNAMDVEDVLTHPEENVVAQLLTDEEIIESIIGINKDDIDEEDDESSTMEPPLRNEAIKAAITLNNFLLSYEKTTSEVLCDNRKIRDEIQGEIDFNKKQKTTES, via the coding sequence ATGTATCGTTTTTATTATGGTTGTGTTCAACTTGATAAAAAAATGGTCGGAAGAAAAATTCTCTTGATTGTGGATAATTGCCCTGCTCATCCAAAAATTATTGAAGGATTACGAAATGttgaattattattttttttttttttgccaccaAACACAACTTCAAAAATTCAACCTTGTGATGCAGGGATCATACGAGCTTTTAAGATGCATTATCGTCGTCGATTTTATAGAAGTCTTTTGGAGGGTTATGAATTAGGGGTTCCAAATCCAGCAAAAATAAATGTATTAGATGCAATGAATCTTGCAATTTCAGCATGGACTATGGATGTTCGTGCAAATACAATTGCGAACTGCTTTCGTCATTGTAAACTTCGATCAACATATAACATGACTTTTGAGAACTCAGATGAAGGTGGTGAAAGCACTCAAGAACTCCAGAATTTGATCAAAGAGTTGGGTTATCGCAATGCAATGGATGTCGAAGATGTTCTGACTCACCCAGAAGAAAATGTAGTTGCACAGTTGTTGACTGATGAAGAAATTATTGAAAGCATTATTGGAATTAATAAAGATGATatcgatgaagaagatgatgaaagttCTACAATGGAGCCCCCTTTGCGAAACGAAGCTATTAAAGCGGCAATCACATTGAACAATTTCTTGTTGAGCTATGAGAAAACAACATCAGAAGTTCtttgtgacaaccg